One genomic region from Thermoleptolyngbya sichuanensis A183 encodes:
- the hemL gene encoding glutamate-1-semialdehyde 2,1-aminomutase: MTSTTSLKTTRSEEIFAAAQKLMPGGVNSPVRAFKSVGGQPLVIDRVKDAYMWDVDGNRYIDYIGTWGPAICGHAHPEVIKAIQEAAEKGTSFGAPCYLENVLAEMVIDAVPSIEMVRFVNSGTEACMAVLRLMRAFTGREKVIKFEGCYHGHADMFLVKAGSGVATLGLPDSPGVPKSTTANTLTAPFNDLEAVKALFAENPGEIAGVILEPVVGNAGFIPPDAGFLAGLREITREHGALLTFDEVMTGFRISYGGAQQKFGITPDLTTLGKVIGGGLPVGAYGGRRDIMQMVAPAGPMYQAGTLSGNPLAMTAGIKTLELLQRPGTYEYLERITKKLSDGLLQAAKDTGHAACGGSISAMFGFFFTAGPVHNYEDAKKSDLQKFGRFHRGMLEQGVYLAPSQFEAGFTSLAHSDEDIDQTIQAARTVMSSL; the protein is encoded by the coding sequence TTGACCAGTACGACCAGCTTAAAAACAACCCGTTCAGAAGAAATCTTTGCCGCTGCCCAAAAGCTCATGCCTGGCGGGGTAAATTCGCCAGTTCGCGCCTTTAAGTCCGTCGGCGGTCAACCCCTTGTGATCGATCGTGTTAAAGATGCCTACATGTGGGACGTAGACGGCAACCGCTACATCGACTACATCGGCACCTGGGGGCCAGCCATCTGCGGTCATGCCCATCCCGAAGTCATCAAAGCCATCCAGGAAGCCGCCGAAAAGGGCACTAGCTTTGGCGCGCCCTGCTACCTAGAAAACGTGCTAGCCGAAATGGTGATTGACGCGGTGCCCAGCATCGAAATGGTACGCTTTGTCAACTCTGGCACCGAAGCCTGCATGGCCGTGCTGCGGCTAATGCGAGCCTTCACCGGCCGCGAAAAGGTGATCAAGTTCGAGGGCTGCTATCACGGCCACGCCGATATGTTCCTGGTCAAAGCAGGTTCCGGTGTGGCCACGCTGGGTCTGCCTGACTCGCCCGGCGTGCCCAAGTCCACCACTGCAAATACACTCACCGCTCCGTTTAACGATCTGGAAGCCGTAAAAGCCCTGTTTGCCGAAAATCCGGGTGAAATCGCCGGAGTAATTTTGGAACCCGTCGTCGGCAATGCAGGCTTCATTCCCCCAGACGCAGGCTTTTTGGCGGGGCTGCGAGAAATCACCCGCGAACATGGCGCACTGCTGACGTTTGACGAAGTGATGACGGGCTTCCGCATTTCCTACGGCGGCGCACAGCAGAAGTTCGGCATTACGCCCGACCTGACCACCCTGGGCAAAGTCATTGGCGGCGGGCTGCCTGTGGGCGCATATGGCGGCCGGCGCGACATCATGCAAATGGTCGCCCCGGCCGGCCCGATGTATCAGGCAGGCACGCTGTCGGGCAACCCGCTAGCCATGACGGCAGGCATCAAGACGCTAGAACTGCTTCAGCGTCCGGGCACCTACGAATATCTGGAGCGCATCACCAAGAAACTATCCGACGGCCTGCTTCAGGCAGCAAAAGACACGGGACACGCGGCCTGTGGTGGCTCCATCAGCGCCATGTTTGGCTTCTTCTTTACCGCTGGCCCGGTGCATAACTACGAAGATGCCAAAAAGTCTGACCTGCAAAAGTTTGGTCGCTTCCACCGGGGAATGCTGGAGCAGGGCGTATACCTGGCTCCGTCCCAGTTCGAGGCTGGCTTTACGTCTCTGGCCCATTCCGACGAAGACATCGACCAGACGATTCAGGCTGCCCGCACGGTGATGAGTTCGCTCTAG
- a CDS encoding NF041680 family putative transposase, protein MIFNELQQFRQTLYASLGNARDALFDLMDAVLVSACIVSFVRLSQSPVFRRQWSSTYEALRDSRLPRSKVLKLLVQQIPTQQQPLLAGDASRWNRPAARRLKDRTLSGRTGHAPIAGQNYSTLAWIAEDRGSWALPLRHERITSFETPASKAAFQLKQVTRQLAVRPLAIYDRGYGNASFVNQTAGIEADLLLRVTSNRCVYGAPPAYRGRGAPAKHGHKMKLNDPDTWSVPVETVEVDDPNWGRVRVSRWSAYHFRKSPKRAMEVLRVEVLETQSSTRRLAPLWLVWLGEQMPPLETLWLHYLRRFAIEHWYRFAKQRLYWTHPQFSSVSATEQWSSLMPLLSWQLWLARKDCTDHPLPWQAPQETLTPGRVAQAFAGILAAIGTPAPAPKPRGKSPGRGKGHKPTPRPCYPMVKKRASKRKTSEQSLNSPVATAA, encoded by the coding sequence ATGATTTTCAACGAACTTCAGCAATTTCGCCAAACGTTGTATGCCAGCTTGGGAAACGCCAGAGATGCCCTGTTTGATCTGATGGATGCCGTGTTAGTGAGTGCGTGCATCGTGTCGTTTGTGAGGCTATCGCAGAGTCCTGTCTTTCGTCGCCAGTGGTCGAGCACCTATGAAGCGTTGCGCGATAGCCGCCTACCCCGATCAAAGGTGCTGAAGCTGTTGGTGCAGCAGATACCGACTCAGCAGCAACCGTTGTTGGCAGGTGATGCGAGTCGGTGGAACCGTCCTGCTGCCAGGCGTTTGAAAGACCGCACCTTATCAGGCAGAACAGGACATGCCCCGATAGCCGGACAAAACTACAGTACCTTAGCCTGGATTGCTGAAGACAGGGGCAGTTGGGCATTACCATTGCGGCATGAGCGCATCACCAGCTTTGAAACACCCGCCAGTAAAGCGGCATTCCAACTCAAACAAGTGACTCGGCAGTTAGCGGTGCGTCCGTTGGCGATCTACGACCGAGGGTACGGCAATGCCAGTTTTGTCAACCAAACGGCAGGGATTGAGGCAGACTTGCTGCTGCGGGTTACATCCAATCGATGTGTCTATGGCGCGCCCCCAGCGTATCGAGGGCGAGGCGCACCTGCCAAGCATGGACATAAGATGAAACTCAATGACCCTGACACTTGGAGTGTCCCGGTCGAAACCGTTGAAGTCGATGATCCCAACTGGGGACGAGTGCGGGTCAGTCGTTGGAGTGCATACCATTTCCGCAAATCCCCCAAACGGGCAATGGAAGTGTTGCGCGTGGAGGTGCTGGAGACACAGAGCAGCACGCGACGCTTGGCTCCTTTGTGGTTAGTTTGGCTGGGTGAGCAGATGCCTCCGTTAGAAACCCTGTGGTTGCACTACCTCCGTCGCTTTGCCATTGAACACTGGTATCGCTTTGCCAAGCAGAGGCTATATTGGACACATCCCCAGTTCAGTTCTGTATCGGCAACCGAACAGTGGAGCAGCCTGATGCCGTTGCTCAGTTGGCAGTTGTGGTTAGCGCGAAAGGACTGTACTGACCACCCCTTGCCCTGGCAGGCACCGCAAGAAACGTTGACTCCGGGTCGGGTCGCACAAGCGTTTGCAGGCATTTTGGCAGCGATTGGCACCCCTGCTCCTGCGCCTAAACCTCGTGGTAAATCGCCAGGACGAGGCAAGGGGCACAAGCCAACTCCTCGTCCCTGCTATCCGATGGTCAAAAAACGAGCCTCGAAACGCAAGACATCCGAACAATCCCTGAACAGTCCGGTTGCAACAGCAGCTTAA
- a CDS encoding SH3 domain-containing protein, protein MPLAPKAANADLSDKQAAEERCVSFLPGTGSTGGFLTGRDLGSRINVRAGAGTHHLVRHQGRIGDEIDQLLDWGVAPDGSCWFKVRLTRSGIVGWVRSDFVELIPGPLDNL, encoded by the coding sequence ATGCCTTTAGCACCAAAAGCTGCAAATGCAGATTTATCTGACAAACAAGCAGCAGAAGAGAGATGTGTGAGTTTTTTGCCAGGAACAGGAAGTACAGGCGGCTTTCTAACTGGCCGCGATCTTGGTTCTCGTATAAACGTTCGTGCTGGTGCTGGAACCCACCATCTAGTAAGGCATCAGGGTCGTATTGGAGATGAAATTGATCAGCTATTGGATTGGGGAGTAGCTCCAGATGGTTCTTGCTGGTTCAAAGTACGCTTGACTCGTTCGGGGATTGTCGGCTGGGTCAGGAGTGATTTCGTTGAGCTGATTCCCGGCCCCCTCGACAATCTCTAA
- a CDS encoding retropepsin-like aspartic protease family protein, with the protein MPSPEPVAIAPPTPVPAASPAPAAQPPIDPYPQALEQAANAANISQAAQSQDDWRLAVSRWQQAIQLMQQVPTTSPNHASAQSKLGDYRRNLAIAQQQASRGPGADASVILRASPSPRSTGGNNAPPALAQSPVSDPPNSPSASQSPEPQTSAAIADSPPASASFRTPIVRRAGGTPVIRVTFNGGPTFEMILDTGASGTLITQRMAAALNLRPTGTATANTANARNVTFPTSTIDSMEAGGLVARNVSVAIAGPDLTIGLLGHDFFGNHDVVIRQDEVEFRAR; encoded by the coding sequence ATGCCCAGTCCAGAACCCGTGGCGATCGCCCCTCCTACCCCTGTGCCCGCTGCATCCCCCGCTCCTGCTGCCCAACCCCCCATTGACCCCTATCCCCAGGCGCTGGAGCAGGCAGCGAATGCAGCCAATATCAGCCAAGCGGCCCAGTCTCAGGACGATTGGCGACTGGCCGTGAGCCGCTGGCAGCAGGCGATCCAACTGATGCAGCAGGTTCCTACCACCAGCCCCAACCACGCCAGCGCCCAGAGCAAACTGGGAGACTATCGCCGCAATTTGGCGATCGCCCAGCAGCAGGCCAGCCGCGGACCCGGAGCCGATGCCAGCGTGATTTTGAGAGCCTCACCGTCGCCCCGCTCGACAGGTGGCAACAACGCTCCCCCTGCGTTGGCTCAAAGTCCGGTGAGCGATCCCCCCAACTCGCCCAGCGCCAGCCAATCTCCAGAACCCCAAACCAGCGCGGCGATCGCCGATTCGCCTCCGGCCTCCGCCAGCTTCCGCACGCCGATTGTGCGCCGCGCCGGGGGAACGCCCGTGATCCGCGTGACGTTCAACGGCGGGCCGACGTTTGAGATGATCCTGGATACGGGAGCCAGCGGTACGCTAATCACGCAGCGCATGGCGGCGGCCCTGAACCTGCGCCCGACAGGTACAGCCACGGCTAATACCGCCAATGCCCGAAACGTCACGTTTCCCACCAGCACCATCGACTCGATGGAGGCAGGCGGCCTGGTGGCGCGGAACGTGTCAGTGGCGATCGCCGGCCCAGACCTCACCATCGGCCTTCTGGGCCACGACTTTTTCGGCAACCACGATGTCGTCATCCGCCAGGATGAAGTCGAGTTCCGCGCCCGATAG
- a CDS encoding site-2 protease family protein: MENNLRVGSLFGIPFYINPSWFLVLALVTWNDGSWLSYQFPQLGPLAWVLGLVTALLLFASVLAHELGHSWVALRQGTEVKSITLFIFGGLASLGEESKTPGESFRVAIAGPLVSLFLFGVLHAIGSFSGITGPLAAMVALLSYVNLALAIFNMIPGLPLDGGNVLKAIVWKITGKPYRGLAFASRVGQVFGWLGIGLGLAATLGLTNIGSVWTLLVGFFLLQNAGRSAQAASVQELMSGLTAADAVIPNSPIVPAQSSLREFANNHIIGNPVSWKKYLVTDEAGKLAGEIWVDDMKQVPTNDWWDVSVQSLVKAAEGVQTVPATAPLLEVIDLLSEQVPALAVVKPEDGSVLGLLEKSSILMALQKKSEAQPA; the protein is encoded by the coding sequence ATGGAAAATAACCTGCGAGTCGGCAGTCTTTTTGGCATTCCTTTTTACATCAACCCGTCCTGGTTTTTGGTGCTGGCGCTGGTGACGTGGAACGACGGAAGCTGGCTGAGCTATCAGTTTCCCCAACTGGGGCCGCTGGCCTGGGTGCTGGGGCTGGTGACGGCGCTCCTGCTGTTTGCGTCAGTGCTGGCCCATGAATTGGGGCATAGCTGGGTGGCGCTGCGCCAGGGCACGGAGGTAAAATCCATCACGCTGTTTATCTTTGGCGGGCTGGCTAGCCTGGGCGAAGAATCGAAAACGCCGGGTGAGTCGTTTCGAGTGGCGATCGCCGGGCCCCTGGTGAGCCTGTTTCTGTTTGGCGTGCTGCACGCCATCGGCAGCTTCAGCGGTATTACTGGGCCGCTGGCGGCGATGGTGGCGCTGCTGTCCTATGTGAACCTGGCTCTGGCCATTTTCAACATGATTCCGGGGCTGCCGCTGGATGGGGGCAACGTGCTGAAGGCGATTGTCTGGAAGATTACGGGCAAACCCTATCGGGGTCTGGCCTTTGCCAGCCGTGTCGGTCAGGTGTTTGGCTGGCTGGGGATTGGGCTGGGGCTGGCAGCGACGCTGGGGCTGACGAATATTGGCAGCGTGTGGACGCTGCTGGTGGGCTTTTTCTTGCTGCAAAATGCGGGGCGATCGGCGCAGGCAGCCAGCGTGCAAGAACTCATGAGCGGCTTGACCGCTGCTGATGCAGTCATTCCCAATAGCCCGATTGTGCCGGCCCAAAGCTCTCTGCGCGAGTTTGCAAACAATCACATCATCGGCAATCCGGTGAGTTGGAAAAAATATCTGGTCACAGATGAAGCGGGTAAGCTGGCAGGCGAAATCTGGGTGGATGATATGAAGCAAGTGCCTACCAACGACTGGTGGGATGTGTCGGTGCAGTCGTTGGTGAAGGCTGCTGAAGGAGTTCAGACAGTGCCCGCGACTGCGCCGCTGCTGGAAGTCATCGACCTGCTGAGCGAGCAGGTTCCCGCGCTGGCGGTGGTGAAACCGGAAGATGGTTCGGTGCTGGGGCTGCTGGAAAAGTCGTCGATTTTGATGGCGCTTCAAAAGAAATCTGAAGCTCAGCCTGCCTAA
- a CDS encoding sensor histidine kinase, whose protein sequence is MALLQPPERTAASTFLRESSQVTDQIGNAFVLNLYTRVREIEALARAMSTMAETLPTVESLMQQVIPPLLNFQNDGAIAGGGVWFEPYAFAGDRERQSFFWGRDADGRLQFFDDYNQCEVGYHQEAWYVAGKYAKPGQCVWSKAYMDPHSGELMITCTAPAYRQGAFLGVVTVDLKLEGLQETVNLWQKKTGGYIIVLDYGNQFIAFPKPDWVKKTQTHASGKAVETFITLQEMVEKKPLFLPLLKAAQLADEQTFQPLQSLPTLPNATMPMLSAESKEISPEDEQRLATILTISNSSDRTDYLQQKFELEQDELLQEMAIASLFQVPKVYWKVFIVKPRSEIAIATHSLIQTDKMATLGQMVAGVAHEVNNPLNFVVGNLSHASAQTEDLLSILRLYQKHYPEPAAEIQQAIASVDLDFIAEDLPKLIRSMKMGGDRALEITQQLRNFSRMDESVRRATNLVQELENTLVILGHRFKPKRDRPPIQLIKEYQAIPEIECYPGLLNQVFMNLLVNAIDALEEGIHSKQVTYSKQVIYSKHSSPAHDFCPTIWMQVSLANDTDVQIDISDNGPGISPERQARLFEPFFTTKPTGKGTGLGLAICRQIVEQRHRGTLTCQSTPFQKTTFTVRLPLAMMPKSSPESSSI, encoded by the coding sequence ATGGCTCTTTTACAACCTCCGGAGCGAACTGCGGCCAGCACCTTTTTGAGAGAATCCTCCCAAGTTACCGACCAGATCGGTAATGCCTTTGTGCTGAATTTGTATACGCGGGTTCGTGAAATTGAGGCGCTAGCCCGCGCGATGTCCACGATGGCAGAAACGCTACCGACCGTAGAATCCCTGATGCAGCAGGTGATCCCGCCGCTGTTGAATTTTCAAAATGACGGGGCGATCGCCGGTGGTGGGGTCTGGTTCGAGCCGTATGCCTTCGCGGGCGATCGCGAGCGCCAGAGCTTCTTTTGGGGACGTGATGCCGATGGGCGGCTCCAGTTTTTCGATGACTATAACCAGTGCGAGGTGGGCTATCACCAGGAAGCATGGTACGTCGCAGGGAAGTATGCCAAGCCTGGGCAGTGCGTCTGGAGCAAAGCCTACATGGACCCCCACTCTGGCGAACTGATGATTACCTGCACTGCCCCGGCCTATCGCCAGGGCGCTTTTTTAGGCGTGGTGACGGTTGATCTCAAGCTAGAAGGGCTGCAAGAGACCGTCAATCTGTGGCAGAAAAAGACAGGCGGCTACATTATCGTGCTGGACTATGGCAATCAGTTTATTGCCTTCCCCAAGCCAGATTGGGTGAAAAAAACGCAGACTCACGCCAGCGGAAAAGCCGTCGAAACGTTTATCACCTTGCAGGAAATGGTCGAGAAAAAACCGCTCTTCTTGCCACTCCTCAAGGCAGCGCAACTGGCAGATGAACAGACTTTTCAACCACTTCAAAGTCTGCCCACTTTGCCAAATGCGACGATGCCCATGCTGAGCGCTGAAAGTAAAGAAATCAGCCCCGAAGATGAGCAGCGGTTGGCAACGATTTTGACGATATCAAATAGCAGCGATCGCACGGATTATCTCCAGCAAAAGTTTGAGCTAGAGCAAGATGAACTGCTGCAAGAAATGGCGATCGCCTCGCTGTTTCAAGTTCCCAAAGTCTACTGGAAGGTGTTTATCGTCAAGCCCCGCTCAGAGATCGCCATCGCCACCCATAGCCTGATTCAGACTGATAAGATGGCCACGCTGGGTCAAATGGTGGCAGGTGTCGCCCATGAGGTAAACAATCCCCTCAATTTCGTCGTGGGGAACCTCAGCCATGCCAGCGCCCAAACCGAAGACTTGCTCAGCATTCTGCGGCTTTATCAGAAACACTATCCAGAGCCAGCAGCAGAGATTCAGCAGGCGATCGCCAGCGTCGATTTAGACTTTATTGCAGAAGACCTGCCGAAGCTGATTCGATCCATGAAAATGGGGGGCGATCGCGCTTTAGAAATCACCCAGCAGCTTCGCAACTTTTCTCGCATGGATGAGTCTGTTCGGCGGGCTACAAATCTGGTTCAAGAACTAGAAAATACTCTGGTTATTCTCGGTCATCGATTCAAGCCAAAGCGCGATCGCCCGCCGATTCAATTAATCAAAGAATATCAGGCAATTCCTGAAATCGAGTGCTATCCAGGACTGCTCAATCAGGTGTTTATGAATCTGCTGGTGAACGCGATTGATGCGCTTGAAGAGGGCATCCATTCTAAACAAGTCACCTATTCTAAACAAGTCATCTATTCTAAACACAGCAGTCCAGCACATGATTTTTGTCCCACCATTTGGATGCAGGTGAGTTTAGCCAACGACACCGACGTGCAGATTGATATTTCTGACAATGGCCCTGGCATCTCGCCCGAACGACAGGCCCGCCTGTTTGAGCCGTTTTTTACCACCAAGCCCACGGGCAAGGGTACTGGGCTGGGGCTGGCCATTTGCCGTCAAATCGTCGAGCAGCGCCACAGGGGCACTCTGACCTGTCAATCGACCCCATTTCAAAAAACAACGTTTACCGTGAGGCTGCCGCTTGCTATGATGCCCAAATCCTCCCCAGAGTCCTCGTCGATCTAG
- a CDS encoding HAD hydrolase-like protein, whose translation MKTILFDFDGTIADSFDAVLQITNRLAREFGYEPASPSEIKRLQNLSSREIIRQSNIPMFRLPLLLRRLKLEMSQEINHLQPIAGIQAALVLLQQQGHRLGIVTSNTADNVVAFLRNHQMEGLFDYIQPGVALFGKGRSIRRIARQHQIDPASLVYVGDETRDIEAAQAIAIPVIAVGWGFNSTAALAACHPDALVQEPGELVTAIAQLDRQESQTP comes from the coding sequence GTGAAAACCATCCTGTTTGATTTCGATGGCACCATTGCAGATTCCTTCGATGCGGTGCTGCAAATTACCAATCGACTCGCCCGCGAATTTGGCTACGAACCTGCCAGCCCCAGCGAGATCAAGCGGCTGCAAAACCTGAGTTCGCGAGAAATCATTCGCCAGTCCAACATCCCCATGTTTCGGCTGCCGCTGCTGCTGCGCCGCCTAAAGTTGGAAATGAGCCAGGAAATTAACCATCTCCAGCCCATCGCCGGAATTCAGGCAGCGCTAGTGCTGCTCCAGCAGCAGGGACATCGCCTGGGCATTGTTACGTCCAACACAGCCGATAACGTCGTCGCCTTTTTGCGAAATCATCAAATGGAAGGACTGTTTGATTACATTCAGCCGGGTGTCGCGCTGTTTGGCAAAGGGCGCAGCATCCGCCGCATTGCTCGCCAACATCAGATTGATCCGGCTTCGCTGGTGTATGTGGGCGACGAGACGCGGGATATTGAGGCGGCCCAGGCGATCGCCATTCCAGTTATTGCCGTGGGCTGGGGCTTCAATTCCACTGCTGCGCTGGCCGCCTGCCACCCCGATGCCCTGGTGCAGGAGCCGGGGGAACTGGTAACGGCGATCGCCCAGCTTGACCGGCAAGAATCGCAAACGCCATAA
- a CDS encoding VOC family protein has translation MSKTLPPSALRRVHHVALNVHSMEASRHFYGTILGLRELQGSDIPATLIDLVAAGKVANFVTPDGTVIDLFYEPDLSPPNPDPQRQFTRANHLAFDIAPELFDEAVAVLRDNGVPIDHGPVSRPTGRGIYCYDPDGFMVEIRCDPQ, from the coding sequence ATGTCCAAAACCCTGCCTCCGTCTGCGCTCCGACGAGTTCATCATGTCGCATTAAATGTTCACAGCATGGAGGCATCCCGACACTTCTACGGCACGATTTTAGGACTCCGTGAACTGCAAGGCAGCGACATTCCGGCTACGCTGATCGACCTAGTGGCGGCAGGCAAAGTGGCGAACTTCGTCACACCAGACGGCACGGTAATCGACCTGTTTTATGAACCCGATTTATCGCCGCCCAACCCTGATCCTCAGCGACAGTTTACCCGCGCAAATCACCTGGCCTTTGACATTGCGCCAGAGTTGTTTGATGAAGCGGTCGCTGTGCTGCGCGACAACGGAGTGCCCATCGACCACGGCCCCGTCTCTCGCCCAACGGGTCGCGGAATTTATTGCTATGACCCAGACGGATTTATGGTCGAAATCCGCTGCGACCCGCAGTAG
- a CDS encoding glutathione S-transferase family protein, producing MALKLYGGARSRASIVKWYLEELGLPYEFVQLDMQAGEHRQPTYLAINPFGKVPAIVEDGFVLWESGAILLYLSDRHDTGLTAEQRAWVAQWVLFANSTLSTGLFVETVRDAETPRLLSGLESQLATREWLVGDRLTAADIAVGSILGYATLMLKQDYADYPAIAAYLKRLGDRPPFQRTIMGRG from the coding sequence ATGGCTTTGAAACTCTATGGCGGGGCCCGCAGCCGCGCTTCGATTGTCAAGTGGTATCTAGAAGAGTTGGGGCTGCCCTACGAGTTTGTGCAGCTGGATATGCAGGCCGGGGAACATCGCCAGCCGACCTATCTTGCCATCAACCCCTTTGGCAAAGTACCGGCGATTGTGGAGGATGGCTTTGTACTGTGGGAGTCGGGCGCGATTTTGCTCTATCTGTCCGATCGGCACGATACCGGGCTGACGGCAGAGCAGCGGGCCTGGGTGGCGCAGTGGGTGCTGTTTGCCAATTCCACACTTAGCACGGGGCTGTTTGTAGAAACGGTGCGCGATGCCGAAACGCCGCGCCTGCTCAGCGGGTTGGAGAGCCAGCTTGCTACGCGGGAGTGGCTGGTGGGCGATCGCCTTACGGCCGCCGACATTGCTGTGGGGTCCATTCTGGGCTATGCCACGCTGATGCTGAAGCAAGACTATGCCGACTATCCGGCGATCGCCGCTTATCTCAAGCGTTTGGGCGATCGCCCCCCATTCCAGCGCACGATTATGGGGCGGGGGTAG
- a CDS encoding ATP-dependent DNA ligase, whose amino-acid sequence MQRFTQLFQEIDATTSTNAKVAALRRYLREENAANSVWALYLLLGKTRKRLITSRVLRDIFLQISDIPEWLFEDCYAQVGDSAEVIALLMQSHATLQLATPTTPLAQTAENLPLHLWMEEIIPQAKQVESEEDLKDLVVSWWAALTPAGVFVLNKVLTGAFRMGMSEKLVIRAIAQEFNIPEPVMAHRLMGDFEPTVEFFQHLTQIEAAEALSSPTRPYPFFLASPLEEDRFATEDFSRWWAEWKWDGIRAQIIRRAGQVFIWSRGEDLVTDQFPELASYFLTLPDGLVFDGEILCWANGQPLGFNHLQKRLGRKRVTQKIMQENPVHFIAYDLLECNGEDIREKELGDRRTLLESVLQAADPTFVTLSSSLSFSSIDELRSLRERSRECGAEGLVLKSANSPYLVGRKRGYWWKYKVEPMTLDAVLIYAQAGSGKRANLFTDYTFALWHEGTLVSFAKAYSGLDNAEIEALDKWIRKHTIEKFGPVRSVEPVQVFEIGFEGILRSTRHKSGIAVRFPRILRWRTDKPAAEADTLEAAFKLLER is encoded by the coding sequence ATGCAGCGGTTTACCCAGCTATTTCAGGAAATTGACGCAACGACCTCGACCAACGCCAAGGTTGCTGCGCTACGGCGATATCTGCGCGAAGAAAATGCCGCAAATTCCGTCTGGGCGCTGTACCTGCTGCTGGGTAAAACGCGCAAGCGGCTGATCACCTCGCGGGTGCTGCGGGATATTTTCCTGCAAATTTCCGACATTCCCGAATGGCTGTTTGAAGACTGCTACGCGCAGGTCGGCGACTCGGCTGAGGTGATTGCGCTGCTGATGCAAAGCCACGCCACTCTGCAATTAGCGACACCAACGACACCCCTGGCCCAGACGGCTGAGAACCTGCCCCTGCACCTGTGGATGGAGGAGATCATTCCTCAAGCAAAGCAGGTCGAGTCGGAAGAAGACCTAAAAGACCTGGTAGTGTCGTGGTGGGCAGCCCTGACTCCGGCGGGCGTGTTTGTGCTGAACAAGGTGCTGACGGGCGCGTTTCGCATGGGCATGTCCGAGAAGCTGGTGATTCGGGCGATCGCCCAGGAGTTTAACATTCCCGAACCCGTGATGGCACATCGGCTGATGGGCGACTTTGAGCCGACAGTCGAGTTTTTTCAACACCTGACGCAGATTGAAGCCGCAGAAGCGCTCAGTTCGCCGACACGCCCCTATCCGTTTTTCCTGGCATCGCCGCTAGAAGAAGACCGATTCGCCACGGAAGACTTTTCGCGCTGGTGGGCCGAGTGGAAATGGGACGGCATCCGGGCGCAAATTATCCGCCGTGCAGGACAGGTCTTCATCTGGTCACGCGGCGAAGATTTAGTCACCGATCAGTTTCCTGAACTGGCATCCTATTTTCTAACGCTACCCGACGGACTGGTGTTCGACGGTGAAATCCTGTGCTGGGCGAATGGTCAGCCCCTTGGCTTCAACCATTTACAAAAGCGACTGGGACGAAAGCGCGTCACGCAAAAGATAATGCAGGAGAACCCGGTTCACTTCATCGCCTACGACCTGCTGGAATGCAACGGTGAAGACATTCGCGAAAAAGAACTGGGCGATCGCCGCACCCTATTAGAATCTGTCTTGCAAGCTGCCGATCCAACTTTTGTCACACTATCCAGCAGCCTATCGTTCAGTTCAATAGATGAATTGCGATCGCTCCGGGAACGCTCTCGCGAATGTGGTGCAGAGGGATTGGTGCTGAAGTCGGCGAACAGCCCCTACCTGGTTGGGCGAAAGCGCGGCTACTGGTGGAAATACAAAGTAGAACCTATGACGCTGGATGCGGTGCTGATCTACGCCCAAGCGGGCAGCGGCAAGCGGGCAAACCTGTTTACCGACTACACCTTTGCCCTGTGGCACGAGGGAACGCTGGTCTCCTTTGCGAAAGCCTATTCTGGGTTGGACAACGCCGAAATCGAAGCCCTCGACAAGTGGATTCGCAAGCACACGATCGAAAAGTTTGGACCCGTGCGATCGGTCGAACCTGTGCAGGTGTTCGAGATTGGCTTTGAAGGCATCCTCCGCTCCACTCGCCACAAATCGGGCATTGCTGTCCGCTTTCCCCGCATTCTGCGCTGGCGCACCGACAAGCCCGCCGCCGAAGCCGACACGCTAGAAGCCGCGTTTAAGCTGCTAGAGCGGTAG
- a CDS encoding cupin domain-containing protein yields MLVRKLMSCEAFIAGDRTLLRELLHPDKQPVDLRYSLAHATVAPGDTSTPHALRTSEVYYILSGVGEMHIGDEVQRVEPGDAVYIPPNARQFIRNIGSEALVFLCIVDPAWRVEDEIVFE; encoded by the coding sequence ATGCTGGTTCGGAAGCTGATGAGCTGTGAGGCGTTTATCGCGGGCGATCGCACGTTGCTGCGAGAACTGCTGCATCCCGACAAGCAGCCCGTCGATCTGCGCTACAGCCTGGCCCACGCCACCGTTGCCCCCGGCGATACCTCCACGCCCCACGCGCTGCGAACTTCGGAGGTGTATTACATCCTCAGCGGCGTGGGGGAAATGCACATTGGCGACGAGGTGCAGCGAGTCGAACCGGGCGATGCGGTCTATATTCCGCCTAATGCGCGGCAGTTTATTCGCAATATCGGCTCGGAGGCACTGGTGTTTCTCTGTATTGTCGATCCGGCCTGGCGGGTTGAAGACGAGATCGTGTTTGAGTAA